A window from Plodia interpunctella isolate USDA-ARS_2022_Savannah chromosome 2, ilPloInte3.2, whole genome shotgun sequence encodes these proteins:
- the Hsf gene encoding heat shock factor protein isoform X1, with product MRSVVEIGASVPAFLGKLWKLVNDTETNHLISWSPGGKTFVIKNQADFARELLPLYYKHNNMASFIRQLNMYGFHKITSVENGGLRYEKDEIEFSHPCFMRGHAYLLEHIKRKIANSKSIVSSDSGEKVLLKPELMNKVLADVKQMKGKQESLDAKFSAMKQENEALWREVAILRQKHIKQQQIVNNLIQFLMSLVQPTRPPQGNGNNVGVKRPYQLMINNAAYNSGSDGNYPGRLKNVKLEKEALMEELIEDNLEDGPTIHELAHDDILHNDATQESLDPEEYVSIDVPVLDPNVASEHSPIDPATMQYHVTLEDGDDAESEAARTVQFYPISQSSGTLPVDTISATASPTMTSPASPDTIKYVVVSPGTSRTKTRHTKAKSPIIQNVKSLMTPSNFNSMNPSADLRLPAEIFASDDSVSDAGVPVSEDISVQNLLNDIVTDANPSSSSATKDKMLGGIRLEKSNGKPVSKKAKKTPKDVPEYVNLADIKTELQDGIDWSIATVNNNTNVNRFQSRIRRDNNGKSREELASLLAPNANKNDIDDHLDTMQSDLESLRELLRSDSYSLDTNTLMGNADASIGPMMSFAIPTCQPTTNLFGSDDPFYGLSYNLDDRAKPSNSAKKHKGELSNVSSDGNRAKDLYTGDDDVEENQLISYTGNIPDFEDIDMPELEGDGTQEAAAASSPCPSTLNTPQVEVHSPATWKLRP from the exons ATGCGGTCGGTGGTAGAAATAGGTGCGAGTGTTCCAGCTTTCCTTGGGAAGTTATGGAAATTGGTGAATGATACAGAGACAAATCATTTGATTTCTTGGAGTCCT GGAGGAAAAAcctttgttattaaaaatcagGCAGATTTTGCAAGAGAATTGTTGCCTCTGTATTACAAACACAATAATATGGCCAGCTTTATCAgacaattaaatatgtatggttTCCACAAAATTACATCTGTCGAAAATGGTGGATTACGCTATGAAAAGGATGAAATAGAATTTTCCCATCCTTGTTTTATGAGAGGACATGCATATCTATTGGaacatataaaaagaaaaattgcaaattcaaAGTCCATAGTGAGCAGTGACAGTGGAGAGAAAGTTTTGTTGAAACCAGAGTTGATGAATAAAGTGCTGGCAGATGTGAAGCAAATGAAGGGCAAACAGGAGAGCCTTGATGCAAAATTCAGTGCTATGAAGCAAGAAAATGAAGCCCTGTGGCGGGAGGTGGCCATTCTTCGTCAGAAACATATCAAGCAACAACAGATTGTGAATAAT CTCATCCAATTCCTGATGTCTCTAGTGCAGCCAACAAGGCCACCTCAAGGCAATGGAAACAATGTTGGTGTCAAGAGGCCTTACCAACTTATGATAAATAATGCTGCCTACAATTCGGGATCTGATGGAAACTATCCTGGTAGATTGAAGAATGTCAAACTGGAGAAAGAAGCATTAATGGAAGAGTTGATAGAAGATAACTTG gaGGATGGGCCCACCATTCATGAACTAGCCCATGatgacattttacataatGATGCCACTCAAGAATCATTGGACCCTGAAGAGTATGTTAGCATAGATGTTCCAGTGTTGGATCCTAATGTTGCCTCAGAGCACAGCCCTATAGATCCAGCTACGATGCAATACCATGTTACTTTGGAGGATGGAGATGATGCAGAATcag AAGCAGCAAGGACAGTCCAATTCTACCCTATTTCACAGTCCAGTGGCACCTTACCTGTAGACACAATATCTGCTACAGCTTCTCCAACAATGACATCCCCTGCATCCCCAGACACTATTAAATACGTAGTAGTATCCCCTGGGACATCAAGAACCAAAACAAGACACACTAAAGCAAAGTCTCCTATCATTCAGAATGTGAAATCATTAATGACACCTAGCAACTTCAACAGTATGAACCCTTCAGCTGATTTAAGGCTTCCGGCTGAGATATTTGCTAGTGATGACTCTGTCAGTGATGCTGGTGTTCCAGTCTCTGAAGATATATCGGTACAGAACTTATTAAATGATATTGTTACTGATGCAAACCCCAGCTCATCATCTGCTACCAAAGATAAAATGCTAGGAGGCATAAGGCTAGAGAAGTCCAATGGAAAACCTGTATCTAAAAAGGCAAAGAAAACACCAAAAGATGTTCCTGAATATGTGAATTTGGCAGACATTAAGACTGAACTTCAAGATGGCATTGATTGGAGTATTGCTACAGTTAACAATAATACTAATGTGAATAGGTTTCAATCAAG GATTAGGAGAGATAACAACGGGAAAAGTCGAGAGGAACTTGCTTCCCTTTTAGCGCCAAATGCAAACAA gaatGATATTGATGATCATTTGGACACTATGCAGTCGGATTTAGAATCGCTTCGGGAGCTTCTACGAAGCGACTCTTACTCACTTGACACCAATACTTTGATGGGG AATGCTGATGCGAGCATAGGACCTATGATGTCCTTCGCCATTCCTACCTGCCAACCCACCACAAAT TTATTTGGATCTGATGATCCCTTTTATGGGCTCTCTTATAACTTGGATGATCGAGCTAAGCCTTCTAACAGTG CAAAGAAGCACAAAGGTGAGCTATCGAATGTTAGCAGTGACGGGAATCGTGCCAAGGATCTGTATACGGGAGATGATGATG TTGAAGAGAATCAGCTTATCTCGTATACAGGGAATATTCCAGACTTTGAAGACATAGATATGCCAGAATTGGAGGGCGATGGTACACAAGAGGCGGCTGCGGCGTCTTCCCCCTGCCCCTCTACCCTGAACACCCCGCAAGTGGAGGTGCACTCACCAGCCACATGGAAGTTGAGACCATGA
- the Hsf gene encoding heat shock factor protein isoform X3, which produces MRSVVEIGASVPAFLGKLWKLVNDTETNHLISWSPGGKTFVIKNQADFARELLPLYYKHNNMASFIRQLNMYGFHKITSVENGGLRYEKDEIEFSHPCFMRGHAYLLEHIKRKIANSKSIVSSDSGEKVLLKPELMNKVLADVKQMKGKQESLDAKFSAMKQENEALWREVAILRQKHIKQQQIVNNLIQFLMSLVQPTRPPQGNGNNVGVKRPYQLMINNAAYNSGSDGNYPGRLKNVKLEKEALMEELIEDNLEDGPTIHELAHDDILHNDATQESLDPEEYVSIDVPVLDPNVASEHSPIDPATMQYHVTLEDGDDAESEAARTVQFYPISQSSGTLPVDTISATASPTMTSPASPDTIKYVVVSPGTSRTKTRHTKAKSPIIQNVKSLMTPSNFNSMNPSADLRLPAEIFASDDSVSDAGVPVSEDISVQNLLNDIVTDANPSSSSATKDKMLGGIRLEKSNGKPVSKKAKKTPKDVPEYVNLADIKTELQDGIDWSIATVNNNTNVNRFQSRNDIDDHLDTMQSDLESLRELLRSDSYSLDTNTLMGNADASIGPMMSFAIPTCQPTTNLFGSDDPFYGLSYNLDDRAKPSNSAKKHKGELSNVSSDGNRAKDLYTGDDDVEENQLISYTGNIPDFEDIDMPELEGDGTQEAAAASSPCPSTLNTPQVEVHSPATWKLRP; this is translated from the exons ATGCGGTCGGTGGTAGAAATAGGTGCGAGTGTTCCAGCTTTCCTTGGGAAGTTATGGAAATTGGTGAATGATACAGAGACAAATCATTTGATTTCTTGGAGTCCT GGAGGAAAAAcctttgttattaaaaatcagGCAGATTTTGCAAGAGAATTGTTGCCTCTGTATTACAAACACAATAATATGGCCAGCTTTATCAgacaattaaatatgtatggttTCCACAAAATTACATCTGTCGAAAATGGTGGATTACGCTATGAAAAGGATGAAATAGAATTTTCCCATCCTTGTTTTATGAGAGGACATGCATATCTATTGGaacatataaaaagaaaaattgcaaattcaaAGTCCATAGTGAGCAGTGACAGTGGAGAGAAAGTTTTGTTGAAACCAGAGTTGATGAATAAAGTGCTGGCAGATGTGAAGCAAATGAAGGGCAAACAGGAGAGCCTTGATGCAAAATTCAGTGCTATGAAGCAAGAAAATGAAGCCCTGTGGCGGGAGGTGGCCATTCTTCGTCAGAAACATATCAAGCAACAACAGATTGTGAATAAT CTCATCCAATTCCTGATGTCTCTAGTGCAGCCAACAAGGCCACCTCAAGGCAATGGAAACAATGTTGGTGTCAAGAGGCCTTACCAACTTATGATAAATAATGCTGCCTACAATTCGGGATCTGATGGAAACTATCCTGGTAGATTGAAGAATGTCAAACTGGAGAAAGAAGCATTAATGGAAGAGTTGATAGAAGATAACTTG gaGGATGGGCCCACCATTCATGAACTAGCCCATGatgacattttacataatGATGCCACTCAAGAATCATTGGACCCTGAAGAGTATGTTAGCATAGATGTTCCAGTGTTGGATCCTAATGTTGCCTCAGAGCACAGCCCTATAGATCCAGCTACGATGCAATACCATGTTACTTTGGAGGATGGAGATGATGCAGAATcag AAGCAGCAAGGACAGTCCAATTCTACCCTATTTCACAGTCCAGTGGCACCTTACCTGTAGACACAATATCTGCTACAGCTTCTCCAACAATGACATCCCCTGCATCCCCAGACACTATTAAATACGTAGTAGTATCCCCTGGGACATCAAGAACCAAAACAAGACACACTAAAGCAAAGTCTCCTATCATTCAGAATGTGAAATCATTAATGACACCTAGCAACTTCAACAGTATGAACCCTTCAGCTGATTTAAGGCTTCCGGCTGAGATATTTGCTAGTGATGACTCTGTCAGTGATGCTGGTGTTCCAGTCTCTGAAGATATATCGGTACAGAACTTATTAAATGATATTGTTACTGATGCAAACCCCAGCTCATCATCTGCTACCAAAGATAAAATGCTAGGAGGCATAAGGCTAGAGAAGTCCAATGGAAAACCTGTATCTAAAAAGGCAAAGAAAACACCAAAAGATGTTCCTGAATATGTGAATTTGGCAGACATTAAGACTGAACTTCAAGATGGCATTGATTGGAGTATTGCTACAGTTAACAATAATACTAATGTGAATAGGTTTCAATCAAG gaatGATATTGATGATCATTTGGACACTATGCAGTCGGATTTAGAATCGCTTCGGGAGCTTCTACGAAGCGACTCTTACTCACTTGACACCAATACTTTGATGGGG AATGCTGATGCGAGCATAGGACCTATGATGTCCTTCGCCATTCCTACCTGCCAACCCACCACAAAT TTATTTGGATCTGATGATCCCTTTTATGGGCTCTCTTATAACTTGGATGATCGAGCTAAGCCTTCTAACAGTG CAAAGAAGCACAAAGGTGAGCTATCGAATGTTAGCAGTGACGGGAATCGTGCCAAGGATCTGTATACGGGAGATGATGATG TTGAAGAGAATCAGCTTATCTCGTATACAGGGAATATTCCAGACTTTGAAGACATAGATATGCCAGAATTGGAGGGCGATGGTACACAAGAGGCGGCTGCGGCGTCTTCCCCCTGCCCCTCTACCCTGAACACCCCGCAAGTGGAGGTGCACTCACCAGCCACATGGAAGTTGAGACCATGA
- the Hsf gene encoding heat shock factor protein isoform X4 → MRSVVEIGASVPAFLGKLWKLVNDTETNHLISWSPGGKTFVIKNQADFARELLPLYYKHNNMASFIRQLNMYGFHKITSVENGGLRYEKDEIEFSHPCFMRGHAYLLEHIKRKIANSKSIVSSDSGEKVLLKPELMNKVLADVKQMKGKQESLDAKFSAMKQENEALWREVAILRQKHIKQQQIVNNLIQFLMSLVQPTRPPQGNGNNVGVKRPYQLMINNAAYNSGSDGNYPGRLKNVKLEKEALMEELIEDNLEDGPTIHELAHDDILHNDATQESLDPEEYVSIDVPVLDPNVASEHSPIDPATMQYHVTLEDGDDAESEAARTVQFYPISQSSGTLPVDTISATASPTMTSPASPDTIKYVVVSPGTSRTKTRHTKAKSPIIQNVKSLMTPSNFNSMNPSADLRLPAEIFASDDSVSDAGVPVSEDISVQNLLNDIVTDANPSSSSATKDKMLGGIRLEKSNGKPVSKKAKKTPKDVPEYVNLADIKTELQDGIDWSIATVNNNTNVNRFQSRIRRDNNGKSREELASLLAPNANKNDIDDHLDTMQSDLESLRELLRSDSYSLDTNTLMGNADASIGPMMSFAIPTCQPTTNLFGSDDPFYGLSYNLDDRAKPSNSVEENQLISYTGNIPDFEDIDMPELEGDGTQEAAAASSPCPSTLNTPQVEVHSPATWKLRP, encoded by the exons ATGCGGTCGGTGGTAGAAATAGGTGCGAGTGTTCCAGCTTTCCTTGGGAAGTTATGGAAATTGGTGAATGATACAGAGACAAATCATTTGATTTCTTGGAGTCCT GGAGGAAAAAcctttgttattaaaaatcagGCAGATTTTGCAAGAGAATTGTTGCCTCTGTATTACAAACACAATAATATGGCCAGCTTTATCAgacaattaaatatgtatggttTCCACAAAATTACATCTGTCGAAAATGGTGGATTACGCTATGAAAAGGATGAAATAGAATTTTCCCATCCTTGTTTTATGAGAGGACATGCATATCTATTGGaacatataaaaagaaaaattgcaaattcaaAGTCCATAGTGAGCAGTGACAGTGGAGAGAAAGTTTTGTTGAAACCAGAGTTGATGAATAAAGTGCTGGCAGATGTGAAGCAAATGAAGGGCAAACAGGAGAGCCTTGATGCAAAATTCAGTGCTATGAAGCAAGAAAATGAAGCCCTGTGGCGGGAGGTGGCCATTCTTCGTCAGAAACATATCAAGCAACAACAGATTGTGAATAAT CTCATCCAATTCCTGATGTCTCTAGTGCAGCCAACAAGGCCACCTCAAGGCAATGGAAACAATGTTGGTGTCAAGAGGCCTTACCAACTTATGATAAATAATGCTGCCTACAATTCGGGATCTGATGGAAACTATCCTGGTAGATTGAAGAATGTCAAACTGGAGAAAGAAGCATTAATGGAAGAGTTGATAGAAGATAACTTG gaGGATGGGCCCACCATTCATGAACTAGCCCATGatgacattttacataatGATGCCACTCAAGAATCATTGGACCCTGAAGAGTATGTTAGCATAGATGTTCCAGTGTTGGATCCTAATGTTGCCTCAGAGCACAGCCCTATAGATCCAGCTACGATGCAATACCATGTTACTTTGGAGGATGGAGATGATGCAGAATcag AAGCAGCAAGGACAGTCCAATTCTACCCTATTTCACAGTCCAGTGGCACCTTACCTGTAGACACAATATCTGCTACAGCTTCTCCAACAATGACATCCCCTGCATCCCCAGACACTATTAAATACGTAGTAGTATCCCCTGGGACATCAAGAACCAAAACAAGACACACTAAAGCAAAGTCTCCTATCATTCAGAATGTGAAATCATTAATGACACCTAGCAACTTCAACAGTATGAACCCTTCAGCTGATTTAAGGCTTCCGGCTGAGATATTTGCTAGTGATGACTCTGTCAGTGATGCTGGTGTTCCAGTCTCTGAAGATATATCGGTACAGAACTTATTAAATGATATTGTTACTGATGCAAACCCCAGCTCATCATCTGCTACCAAAGATAAAATGCTAGGAGGCATAAGGCTAGAGAAGTCCAATGGAAAACCTGTATCTAAAAAGGCAAAGAAAACACCAAAAGATGTTCCTGAATATGTGAATTTGGCAGACATTAAGACTGAACTTCAAGATGGCATTGATTGGAGTATTGCTACAGTTAACAATAATACTAATGTGAATAGGTTTCAATCAAG GATTAGGAGAGATAACAACGGGAAAAGTCGAGAGGAACTTGCTTCCCTTTTAGCGCCAAATGCAAACAA gaatGATATTGATGATCATTTGGACACTATGCAGTCGGATTTAGAATCGCTTCGGGAGCTTCTACGAAGCGACTCTTACTCACTTGACACCAATACTTTGATGGGG AATGCTGATGCGAGCATAGGACCTATGATGTCCTTCGCCATTCCTACCTGCCAACCCACCACAAAT TTATTTGGATCTGATGATCCCTTTTATGGGCTCTCTTATAACTTGGATGATCGAGCTAAGCCTTCTAACAGTG TTGAAGAGAATCAGCTTATCTCGTATACAGGGAATATTCCAGACTTTGAAGACATAGATATGCCAGAATTGGAGGGCGATGGTACACAAGAGGCGGCTGCGGCGTCTTCCCCCTGCCCCTCTACCCTGAACACCCCGCAAGTGGAGGTGCACTCACCAGCCACATGGAAGTTGAGACCATGA
- the Hsf gene encoding heat shock factor protein isoform X7, translating into MRSVVEIGASVPAFLGKLWKLVNDTETNHLISWSPGGKTFVIKNQADFARELLPLYYKHNNMASFIRQLNMYGFHKITSVENGGLRYEKDEIEFSHPCFMRGHAYLLEHIKRKIANSKSIVSSDSGEKVLLKPELMNKVLADVKQMKGKQESLDAKFSAMKQENEALWREVAILRQKHIKQQQIVNNLIQFLMSLVQPTRPPQGNGNNVGVKRPYQLMINNAAYNSGSDGNYPGRLKNVKLEKEALMEELIEDNLEDGPTIHELAHDDILHNDATQESLDPEEYVSIDVPVLDPNVASEHSPIDPATMQYHVTLEDGDDAESEAARTVQFYPISQSSGTLPVDTISATASPTMTSPASPDTIKYVVVSPGTSRTKTRHTKAKSPIIQNVKSLMTPSNFNSMNPSADLRLPAEIFASDDSVSDAGVPVSEDISVQNLLNDIVTDANPSSSSATKDKMLGGIRLEKSNGKPVSKKAKKTPKDVPEYVNLADIKTELQDGIDWSIATVNNNTNVNRFQSRNDIDDHLDTMQSDLESLRELLRSDSYSLDTNTLMGNADASIGPMMSFAIPTCQPTTNLFGSDDPFYGLSYNLDDRAKPSNSVEENQLISYTGNIPDFEDIDMPELEGDGTQEAAAASSPCPSTLNTPQVEVHSPATWKLRP; encoded by the exons ATGCGGTCGGTGGTAGAAATAGGTGCGAGTGTTCCAGCTTTCCTTGGGAAGTTATGGAAATTGGTGAATGATACAGAGACAAATCATTTGATTTCTTGGAGTCCT GGAGGAAAAAcctttgttattaaaaatcagGCAGATTTTGCAAGAGAATTGTTGCCTCTGTATTACAAACACAATAATATGGCCAGCTTTATCAgacaattaaatatgtatggttTCCACAAAATTACATCTGTCGAAAATGGTGGATTACGCTATGAAAAGGATGAAATAGAATTTTCCCATCCTTGTTTTATGAGAGGACATGCATATCTATTGGaacatataaaaagaaaaattgcaaattcaaAGTCCATAGTGAGCAGTGACAGTGGAGAGAAAGTTTTGTTGAAACCAGAGTTGATGAATAAAGTGCTGGCAGATGTGAAGCAAATGAAGGGCAAACAGGAGAGCCTTGATGCAAAATTCAGTGCTATGAAGCAAGAAAATGAAGCCCTGTGGCGGGAGGTGGCCATTCTTCGTCAGAAACATATCAAGCAACAACAGATTGTGAATAAT CTCATCCAATTCCTGATGTCTCTAGTGCAGCCAACAAGGCCACCTCAAGGCAATGGAAACAATGTTGGTGTCAAGAGGCCTTACCAACTTATGATAAATAATGCTGCCTACAATTCGGGATCTGATGGAAACTATCCTGGTAGATTGAAGAATGTCAAACTGGAGAAAGAAGCATTAATGGAAGAGTTGATAGAAGATAACTTG gaGGATGGGCCCACCATTCATGAACTAGCCCATGatgacattttacataatGATGCCACTCAAGAATCATTGGACCCTGAAGAGTATGTTAGCATAGATGTTCCAGTGTTGGATCCTAATGTTGCCTCAGAGCACAGCCCTATAGATCCAGCTACGATGCAATACCATGTTACTTTGGAGGATGGAGATGATGCAGAATcag AAGCAGCAAGGACAGTCCAATTCTACCCTATTTCACAGTCCAGTGGCACCTTACCTGTAGACACAATATCTGCTACAGCTTCTCCAACAATGACATCCCCTGCATCCCCAGACACTATTAAATACGTAGTAGTATCCCCTGGGACATCAAGAACCAAAACAAGACACACTAAAGCAAAGTCTCCTATCATTCAGAATGTGAAATCATTAATGACACCTAGCAACTTCAACAGTATGAACCCTTCAGCTGATTTAAGGCTTCCGGCTGAGATATTTGCTAGTGATGACTCTGTCAGTGATGCTGGTGTTCCAGTCTCTGAAGATATATCGGTACAGAACTTATTAAATGATATTGTTACTGATGCAAACCCCAGCTCATCATCTGCTACCAAAGATAAAATGCTAGGAGGCATAAGGCTAGAGAAGTCCAATGGAAAACCTGTATCTAAAAAGGCAAAGAAAACACCAAAAGATGTTCCTGAATATGTGAATTTGGCAGACATTAAGACTGAACTTCAAGATGGCATTGATTGGAGTATTGCTACAGTTAACAATAATACTAATGTGAATAGGTTTCAATCAAG gaatGATATTGATGATCATTTGGACACTATGCAGTCGGATTTAGAATCGCTTCGGGAGCTTCTACGAAGCGACTCTTACTCACTTGACACCAATACTTTGATGGGG AATGCTGATGCGAGCATAGGACCTATGATGTCCTTCGCCATTCCTACCTGCCAACCCACCACAAAT TTATTTGGATCTGATGATCCCTTTTATGGGCTCTCTTATAACTTGGATGATCGAGCTAAGCCTTCTAACAGTG TTGAAGAGAATCAGCTTATCTCGTATACAGGGAATATTCCAGACTTTGAAGACATAGATATGCCAGAATTGGAGGGCGATGGTACACAAGAGGCGGCTGCGGCGTCTTCCCCCTGCCCCTCTACCCTGAACACCCCGCAAGTGGAGGTGCACTCACCAGCCACATGGAAGTTGAGACCATGA
- the Hsf gene encoding heat shock factor protein isoform X8 yields MRSVVEIGASVPAFLGKLWKLVNDTETNHLISWSPGGKTFVIKNQADFARELLPLYYKHNNMASFIRQLNMYGFHKITSVENGGLRYEKDEIEFSHPCFMRGHAYLLEHIKRKIANSKSIVSSDSGEKVLLKPELMNKVLADVKQMKGKQESLDAKFSAMKQENEALWREVAILRQKHIKQQQIVNNLIQFLMSLVQPTRPPQGNGNNVGVKRPYQLMINNAAYNSGSDGNYPGRLKNVKLEKEALMEELIEDNLEDGPTIHELAHDDILHNDATQESLDPEEYVSIDVPVLDPNVASEHSPIDPATMQYHVTLEDGDDAESEAARTVQFYPISQSSGTLPVDTISATASPTMTSPASPDTIKYVVVSPGTSRTKTRHTKAKSPIIQNVKSLMTPSNFNSMNPSADLRLPAEIFASDDSVSDAGVPVSEDISVQNLLNDIVTDANPSSSSATKDKMLGGIRLEKSNGKPVSKKAKKTPKDVPEYVNLADIKTELQDGIDWSIATVNNNTNVNRFQSRIRRDNNGKSREELASLLAPNANKNDIDDHLDTMQSDLESLRELLRSDSYSLDTNTLMGNADASIGPMMSFAIPTCQPTTNLFGSDDPFYGLSYNLDDRAKPSNSDTTKQYPMIDFDWLIGSSEATAAK; encoded by the exons ATGCGGTCGGTGGTAGAAATAGGTGCGAGTGTTCCAGCTTTCCTTGGGAAGTTATGGAAATTGGTGAATGATACAGAGACAAATCATTTGATTTCTTGGAGTCCT GGAGGAAAAAcctttgttattaaaaatcagGCAGATTTTGCAAGAGAATTGTTGCCTCTGTATTACAAACACAATAATATGGCCAGCTTTATCAgacaattaaatatgtatggttTCCACAAAATTACATCTGTCGAAAATGGTGGATTACGCTATGAAAAGGATGAAATAGAATTTTCCCATCCTTGTTTTATGAGAGGACATGCATATCTATTGGaacatataaaaagaaaaattgcaaattcaaAGTCCATAGTGAGCAGTGACAGTGGAGAGAAAGTTTTGTTGAAACCAGAGTTGATGAATAAAGTGCTGGCAGATGTGAAGCAAATGAAGGGCAAACAGGAGAGCCTTGATGCAAAATTCAGTGCTATGAAGCAAGAAAATGAAGCCCTGTGGCGGGAGGTGGCCATTCTTCGTCAGAAACATATCAAGCAACAACAGATTGTGAATAAT CTCATCCAATTCCTGATGTCTCTAGTGCAGCCAACAAGGCCACCTCAAGGCAATGGAAACAATGTTGGTGTCAAGAGGCCTTACCAACTTATGATAAATAATGCTGCCTACAATTCGGGATCTGATGGAAACTATCCTGGTAGATTGAAGAATGTCAAACTGGAGAAAGAAGCATTAATGGAAGAGTTGATAGAAGATAACTTG gaGGATGGGCCCACCATTCATGAACTAGCCCATGatgacattttacataatGATGCCACTCAAGAATCATTGGACCCTGAAGAGTATGTTAGCATAGATGTTCCAGTGTTGGATCCTAATGTTGCCTCAGAGCACAGCCCTATAGATCCAGCTACGATGCAATACCATGTTACTTTGGAGGATGGAGATGATGCAGAATcag AAGCAGCAAGGACAGTCCAATTCTACCCTATTTCACAGTCCAGTGGCACCTTACCTGTAGACACAATATCTGCTACAGCTTCTCCAACAATGACATCCCCTGCATCCCCAGACACTATTAAATACGTAGTAGTATCCCCTGGGACATCAAGAACCAAAACAAGACACACTAAAGCAAAGTCTCCTATCATTCAGAATGTGAAATCATTAATGACACCTAGCAACTTCAACAGTATGAACCCTTCAGCTGATTTAAGGCTTCCGGCTGAGATATTTGCTAGTGATGACTCTGTCAGTGATGCTGGTGTTCCAGTCTCTGAAGATATATCGGTACAGAACTTATTAAATGATATTGTTACTGATGCAAACCCCAGCTCATCATCTGCTACCAAAGATAAAATGCTAGGAGGCATAAGGCTAGAGAAGTCCAATGGAAAACCTGTATCTAAAAAGGCAAAGAAAACACCAAAAGATGTTCCTGAATATGTGAATTTGGCAGACATTAAGACTGAACTTCAAGATGGCATTGATTGGAGTATTGCTACAGTTAACAATAATACTAATGTGAATAGGTTTCAATCAAG GATTAGGAGAGATAACAACGGGAAAAGTCGAGAGGAACTTGCTTCCCTTTTAGCGCCAAATGCAAACAA gaatGATATTGATGATCATTTGGACACTATGCAGTCGGATTTAGAATCGCTTCGGGAGCTTCTACGAAGCGACTCTTACTCACTTGACACCAATACTTTGATGGGG AATGCTGATGCGAGCATAGGACCTATGATGTCCTTCGCCATTCCTACCTGCCAACCCACCACAAAT TTATTTGGATCTGATGATCCCTTTTATGGGCTCTCTTATAACTTGGATGATCGAGCTAAGCCTTCTAACAGTG ATACAACCAAACAGTATCcgatgattgattttgattggcTGATTGGTAGCAGCGAGGCAACTGCCGCCAAGTAG